A section of the Streptomyces sp. NBC_01591 genome encodes:
- a CDS encoding MaoC/PaaZ C-terminal domain-containing protein: MPNVNVSLVRAAVTSPFKRAGRPGATLPADRAVLPAAPIATAPLAAYRRVCGYTDPGPLPLTYPHVLGFPATMRLMTARKFPLPVVGLVHTWIEVTRHRTLHPADPLELTVYAKELTPHRRGTEVTMVTEARLAGELVRESRSGYLSRHTRSTPRTDRPPGTTDGTPATEPPAAGLPAAEPPAVAEWRLPGDLGRRYGAASGDRNPIHLHPLTARLFGFPRAIAHGMWTVARCLAETPRPDEVHWVRADFKAPVLLPATVTYAADATGFQLRGNGRVHLTGRTGSAAARDGRS; this comes from the coding sequence GTGCCGAATGTGAACGTGTCACTTGTACGGGCAGCTGTCACGTCCCCGTTCAAGAGGGCCGGCCGCCCGGGCGCCACCCTGCCCGCCGACCGGGCCGTACTCCCGGCCGCGCCGATCGCCACCGCCCCGCTCGCCGCGTACCGCCGGGTCTGCGGCTACACCGACCCGGGACCGCTGCCGCTCACCTACCCGCACGTACTGGGCTTCCCGGCCACCATGCGGCTGATGACCGCCCGGAAGTTCCCGCTGCCGGTCGTCGGCCTCGTCCACACCTGGATCGAGGTCACCCGCCACCGGACCCTGCACCCCGCCGACCCGCTCGAACTCACGGTGTACGCCAAGGAGTTGACGCCACACCGGCGCGGCACCGAGGTCACGATGGTCACCGAGGCGCGGCTGGCGGGCGAGCTGGTCCGGGAGTCCCGCAGCGGCTACCTCTCCCGGCACACGAGAAGCACCCCACGGACAGATCGCCCACCCGGGACGACGGACGGCACCCCTGCCACAGAGCCCCCCGCCGCCGGGCTTCCCGCCGCCGAGCCTCCCGCCGTCGCCGAGTGGCGACTGCCCGGCGATCTGGGACGGCGCTACGGCGCCGCGTCCGGCGACCGGAACCCCATCCACCTGCACCCTCTCACCGCCCGGCTCTTCGGCTTCCCCCGAGCCATCGCCCACGGCATGTGGACCGTCGCCCGCTGCCTGGCCGAGACGCCACGGCCCGATGAAGTCCATTGGGTACGGGCCGACTTCAAGGCCCCCGTCCTGCTGCCCGCCACCGTCACCTACGCGGCGGACGCCACCGGCTTCCAGCTGCGCGGCAACGGCCGCGTCCACCTCACCGGGCGGACGGGTTCGGCGGCTGCCAGGGACGGCCGTTCATAA
- a CDS encoding TetR/AcrR family transcriptional regulator: protein MPRAVREQQMMDAAVQTFGQRGYRAASMDEIAELAGVSKPLVYLYLNSKEELFTACIRREAKALVEAVRAGAEPGLPADRQLWSGLRAFFTHTAEHPDGWAVLHRQARTHGEPFANEVTAMRGEIVAFVTELIGAAAREAHHDPALPDRDVSGLAQALVGAAESLAGWANETPGVSAKEAAATLMNFSWAGLENLMNGRPWQPPNPSAR, encoded by the coding sequence ATGCCGCGGGCCGTGCGTGAGCAGCAGATGATGGATGCCGCCGTGCAGACCTTCGGGCAGCGCGGGTACCGGGCCGCCTCGATGGATGAGATCGCCGAGCTGGCGGGGGTGTCCAAGCCGCTCGTCTATCTGTATCTCAACTCCAAGGAAGAACTCTTCACCGCGTGTATTCGGCGCGAGGCGAAAGCGCTGGTCGAAGCGGTGCGGGCGGGGGCGGAGCCGGGGCTTCCGGCCGATCGGCAACTGTGGTCCGGGCTGCGGGCGTTCTTCACGCACACGGCGGAGCATCCGGACGGCTGGGCCGTGCTGCACCGCCAGGCGCGTACGCACGGCGAGCCCTTCGCCAACGAGGTGACGGCGATGCGGGGCGAGATCGTTGCTTTCGTGACGGAGCTGATCGGGGCCGCGGCACGCGAGGCGCACCACGATCCGGCGCTGCCCGACCGCGATGTGTCGGGGCTCGCGCAGGCGCTCGTGGGGGCCGCGGAGTCGCTCGCCGGGTGGGCGAACGAGACCCCGGGCGTCTCGGCGAAGGAGGCCGCGGCCACCCTGATGAACTTCTCCTGGGCGGGGCTGGAGAACCTTATGAACGGCCGTCCCTGGCAGCCGCCGAACCCGTCCGCCCGGTGA
- a CDS encoding dicarboxylate/amino acid:cation symporter: protein MSANPASTAAGSPSGSGFRIPKVPFWAQIVAGLVLGVVLGWLTRTYDIDWLYTTLDKVGHIFVQLLKLAVAPLVFFAILVSITNLRKVNNAARLATRTLLWFMITSLIAVAIGLAIGLITNPGSGTGLTPKDGKLPEHAGSWLDFLTGIIPDNVITPFTELNVLQIVFMAAVAGIAALQLGEKAQPILTLSESVLELLQKALWWVIRLAPIGTVGLIGYAIADYGWDLIGKYATFTADVYIGCALVLFGVYPLLLATVAKLSPVQFFKGAWPAIQLAFVSRSSVGTMPVTQKVTERLGVPKEYASFSVPFGATTKMDGCAAIYPALAAIFIAQIFDVQLGVGDYILIAFVSVIGSAATAGLTGATVMLTLTLSTLGLPLEGVGLLMAIDPILDMMRTATNVAGQALVPVIVAAREKILDHDAYNSASSSPVDGDEVRETEPERVPVAA, encoded by the coding sequence GTGTCCGCGAACCCCGCGTCCACCGCTGCCGGCAGTCCGTCCGGCTCCGGTTTCCGTATACCCAAGGTCCCGTTCTGGGCCCAGATAGTCGCCGGTCTCGTCCTCGGTGTCGTACTGGGCTGGCTCACACGTACGTACGACATCGACTGGCTCTACACCACGCTCGACAAGGTCGGCCACATCTTCGTCCAGCTGCTGAAGCTGGCCGTCGCGCCCCTCGTCTTCTTCGCGATCCTGGTGTCGATCACCAACCTGCGCAAGGTCAACAACGCCGCCCGGCTGGCCACCCGCACCCTGCTCTGGTTCATGATCACCTCGCTGATCGCGGTCGCCATCGGCCTCGCCATCGGCCTGATCACCAACCCGGGCTCCGGAACGGGCCTCACGCCGAAGGACGGCAAGCTGCCGGAGCACGCGGGCTCCTGGCTCGACTTCCTCACCGGCATCATCCCGGACAACGTGATCACGCCGTTCACCGAGCTGAACGTGCTGCAGATCGTCTTCATGGCCGCCGTCGCCGGTATCGCCGCCCTCCAGCTCGGCGAGAAGGCCCAGCCGATCCTCACCCTCAGCGAGTCCGTCCTGGAGCTCCTCCAGAAGGCCCTGTGGTGGGTCATCCGCCTCGCCCCCATCGGCACCGTCGGTCTCATCGGCTACGCGATCGCCGACTACGGCTGGGACCTGATCGGCAAGTACGCCACGTTCACCGCCGACGTCTACATCGGCTGCGCCCTGGTGCTGTTCGGTGTGTACCCGCTCCTGCTCGCCACCGTCGCCAAGCTCAGCCCGGTGCAGTTCTTCAAGGGCGCCTGGCCGGCGATCCAGCTGGCCTTCGTCTCCCGCTCCTCGGTCGGCACCATGCCGGTCACCCAGAAGGTCACCGAGCGCCTCGGCGTTCCGAAGGAGTACGCCTCCTTCTCCGTCCCGTTCGGCGCCACCACCAAGATGGACGGCTGCGCCGCGATCTACCCGGCGCTGGCGGCGATCTTCATCGCGCAGATCTTCGACGTGCAGCTCGGCGTCGGTGACTACATCCTCATCGCGTTCGTCTCGGTGATCGGTTCGGCGGCCACGGCCGGTCTCACCGGTGCGACGGTCATGCTGACCCTCACGCTGTCGACGCTGGGCCTCCCGCTGGAGGGCGTCGGTCTGCTCATGGCCATCGACCCGATCCTGGACATGATGAGGACCGCCACGAACGTCGCAGGTCAGGCGCTGGTCCCGGTGATCGTCGCGGCCCGCGAGAAGATCCTCGACCACGACGCGTACAACTCGGCCTCGTCCTCCCCGGTCGATGGCGACGAGGTGCGCGAGACCGAGCCGGAGCGGGTGCCGGTCGCCGCGTAA
- a CDS encoding DUF4229 domain-containing protein, translating to MRLSIFVGCFAVAAVAVHFGLLPSGTNGSNLVWVILLALVLSAPLSYVLLRKQRDEMSEQIVSTVDRAKERLEANRTREDHVTP from the coding sequence ATGCGCCTCAGTATCTTCGTCGGCTGCTTCGCCGTCGCAGCCGTGGCCGTCCACTTCGGCCTGCTGCCCTCCGGGACGAACGGCTCCAATCTCGTCTGGGTGATTCTGCTCGCCCTGGTCCTGTCCGCGCCGCTCAGCTACGTGCTGCTGCGCAAGCAGCGCGACGAGATGTCCGAGCAGATCGTGTCCACGGTCGACCGCGCCAAGGAGCGCCTTGAGGCGAACCGGACCCGCGAGGACCACGTCACCCCGTGA
- a CDS encoding GNAT family N-acetyltransferase, which yields MALTFELDPKFDRTLRDGIAELWTDVSNADGAVGFVPPVTTDDVRPELVKHLVAMAEGRTRLLIGRDEEGAVAATAFLALNTHRLMTHWLWLYTVMVHPRHQGKGYGRDLMDAAAQAARGIDGIEAVRLTCRGGTGVDTFYASCGYKEVGRVPDAIRVADGDDRDDIIMLLPLGR from the coding sequence ATGGCGCTTACTTTTGAGCTGGACCCCAAGTTCGACCGCACCCTGCGGGACGGCATCGCCGAGCTGTGGACCGATGTCTCCAACGCGGACGGCGCGGTCGGCTTCGTACCGCCCGTCACGACCGACGACGTCCGGCCCGAGCTGGTCAAGCATCTGGTCGCCATGGCCGAGGGGCGCACCCGCCTGCTGATCGGCCGCGACGAGGAGGGCGCCGTCGCCGCCACGGCCTTCCTCGCCCTCAACACCCACCGGCTCATGACCCACTGGCTCTGGCTCTACACGGTGATGGTCCACCCCCGCCACCAGGGCAAGGGGTACGGCCGCGACCTCATGGACGCCGCGGCGCAGGCGGCCCGCGGGATCGACGGGATCGAGGCCGTCCGGCTCACCTGCCGCGGCGGTACCGGCGTCGACACGTTCTACGCCTCGTGCGGATACAAGGAGGTCGGGCGGGTGCCCGACGCGATCCGGGTGGCCGACGGGGACGACCGCGACGACATCATCATGCTGCTGCCGCTCGGCCGCTGA
- the mqnE gene encoding aminofutalosine synthase MqnE, whose protein sequence is MDVGLKRELEEKVRAGERLTREDGIALYESDDLAWLGGLAHEVRTRKNGDVVHFNVNRHLNMTNVCTASCAYCSFQRKPGEKDAYTMRIEEAVRLAKAMEGENLTELHIVNGLHPTLPWRYYPRSLSALKEALPQVSLKAFTATEIHHFETISGLSASEILDELIEAGLESLTGGGAEIFDWEVRRHIVDHATHWEDWSRIHRLAHEKGLKTPATMLYGHIEEPRHRVDHVLRLRELQDETGGFQVFIPLRYQHDFVDMKDGKVRNKLQARTTMATGAEALKTFAVSRLLFDNVPHVKVFWVMHGVQTAQLALQHGADDMDGSVVEYKITHDADNYGTPNKLGREDLLDLIRDAGFRPVERNTRYEIIREYPGPDAGRRESPQPMRV, encoded by the coding sequence ATGGACGTCGGGCTCAAGCGCGAGCTGGAGGAGAAGGTCCGCGCAGGGGAGCGGCTGACCCGTGAGGACGGCATCGCCCTCTACGAGTCGGACGACCTGGCCTGGCTCGGCGGCCTGGCGCACGAGGTGCGGACGCGTAAGAACGGCGACGTCGTGCACTTCAACGTCAACCGGCACCTCAACATGACCAACGTGTGCACCGCGTCGTGCGCCTACTGCTCGTTCCAGCGCAAGCCGGGCGAGAAGGACGCGTACACCATGCGCATCGAGGAGGCCGTCCGCCTCGCGAAGGCGATGGAGGGCGAGAACCTCACCGAGCTGCACATCGTCAACGGGCTGCACCCCACCCTGCCGTGGCGTTACTACCCGCGCTCGCTGAGCGCGCTGAAGGAAGCCCTGCCGCAGGTCTCCCTCAAGGCGTTCACCGCCACCGAGATCCACCACTTCGAGACCATCTCCGGGCTCTCGGCCTCCGAGATCCTGGACGAGCTGATCGAGGCCGGTCTGGAGTCGCTGACCGGCGGCGGCGCGGAGATCTTCGACTGGGAGGTCCGCCGGCACATCGTGGACCACGCCACCCACTGGGAGGACTGGTCGCGCATCCACCGCCTGGCGCACGAGAAGGGGCTCAAGACCCCGGCGACCATGCTGTACGGGCACATCGAGGAGCCCCGGCACCGCGTCGACCACGTGCTGCGGCTGCGTGAGCTCCAGGACGAGACCGGTGGCTTCCAGGTCTTCATCCCGCTGCGCTACCAGCACGACTTCGTGGACATGAAGGACGGCAAGGTTCGCAACAAGCTCCAGGCGCGCACGACGATGGCGACCGGCGCCGAGGCGCTGAAGACCTTCGCGGTCTCGCGGCTGCTCTTCGACAACGTCCCGCACGTCAAGGTCTTCTGGGTGATGCACGGCGTGCAGACCGCCCAGCTCGCGCTCCAGCACGGTGCGGACGACATGGACGGCTCGGTCGTCGAGTACAAGATCACGCACGACGCGGACAACTACGGCACGCCGAACAAGCTGGGCCGCGAGGACCTGCTGGACCTGATCCGTGACGCGGGCTTCCGGCCCGTCGAGCGCAACACGCGGTACGAGATCATCCGCGAGTACCCGGGCCCGGACGCCGGGCGGCGCGAGTCGCCGCAGCCGATGCGCGTCTGA
- a CDS encoding Lrp/AsnC family transcriptional regulator, translated as MDAVDRQLIQALRENGRASYAELGRLVGLSGPSVTDRINRLETAGVITGYRATVDAASLGLGVTALIGISLSDAADHEDVARRLKDLAEIEDAWFIAGDDSYMLKVRVGDVDGLEKTIRRLSGTRGVSRTRTTIVLSTKWENRVGELPDES; from the coding sequence ATGGACGCGGTGGACAGGCAGCTCATCCAGGCCCTCAGGGAGAACGGCAGGGCCTCGTACGCCGAGCTGGGACGGCTCGTCGGGCTCTCCGGGCCCAGCGTCACCGACCGCATCAACCGGCTGGAAACCGCCGGTGTCATCACCGGCTACCGCGCCACCGTCGACGCTGCGTCCCTGGGGCTCGGGGTCACGGCCCTGATCGGCATCTCGCTCTCCGACGCGGCCGATCACGAGGACGTGGCGCGTCGGCTGAAGGATCTCGCGGAGATCGAGGACGCCTGGTTCATCGCGGGCGACGACTCGTACATGCTCAAGGTGCGCGTCGGTGACGTGGACGGCCTGGAGAAGACGATCCGCCGGCTCAGCGGTACGAGGGGCGTCTCGCGCACCCGTACCACGATCGTGCTCTCCACCAAGTGGGAGAACCGGGTCGGGGAACTTCCCGACGAGTCGTAG
- a CDS encoding UbiX family flavin prenyltransferase, with the protein MSQHQRQPWIVGVSGASGTPFAAAVLRGLLAAGESVDLVVSRASRLTLLDETGIAFRDGHWQEDLRSWLARGADGKPHSFDVDVEGVRHWAAGDLAAGPSSGSYPAKGMLIVPASTACVAGVALGLSKDLLQRAASVTLKERRKLVVAVRETPLNGQTLKHLVSLDEAGAVVLPASPAFYAGATHIQDLVDFVAGRVLDAAGVPHDLYRRWEGELGGGSRDSL; encoded by the coding sequence GTGAGTCAGCACCAGCGGCAGCCTTGGATTGTCGGGGTTTCAGGCGCTTCGGGCACCCCTTTCGCCGCCGCCGTGCTGCGCGGTCTGCTGGCCGCGGGGGAGAGCGTCGATCTGGTGGTGAGCCGGGCCTCACGGCTGACACTGCTGGACGAGACCGGGATCGCGTTCCGCGACGGGCACTGGCAGGAGGATCTGCGCAGCTGGCTGGCGCGCGGGGCGGACGGGAAGCCGCACAGCTTCGACGTGGACGTCGAGGGCGTCCGCCACTGGGCAGCCGGCGATCTCGCGGCGGGACCGTCCTCGGGGTCGTACCCGGCGAAGGGGATGCTGATCGTTCCGGCCTCGACGGCCTGTGTGGCCGGAGTGGCGCTCGGGCTCTCGAAGGATCTGCTCCAGCGGGCCGCGAGCGTGACGCTCAAGGAGCGGCGGAAGCTGGTCGTCGCGGTGCGGGAGACTCCGCTGAACGGGCAGACGTTGAAGCATCTGGTGAGCCTGGACGAGGCGGGCGCCGTGGTGCTGCCCGCCTCTCCGGCGTTCTACGCGGGGGCGACGCACATCCAGGATCTGGTGGACTTCGTCGCCGGGCGGGTACTGGACGCGGCCGGGGTGCCGCACGACCTGTACCGCCGGTGGGAGGGAGAGCTCGGTGGCGGCTCCCGCGACAGCCTCTGA
- a CDS encoding rhomboid family intramembrane serine protease, with translation MAASSDRSASAWSAGGRAKTAAKLMLGWVAFLWLLEVVDASMGHSLDTFGIEPRRAGELLDVVPASFIHFGFGHVASNSVPLLVFGFLAALSGVRRFAAVAAMIIVVDGLGVWLVSPSGSNTAGASGLVFGLFGYLLVRGFVDRRVLDIGAGLVIGAIWGSSILVGLSPANTSVSWQGHLFGLAAGVAAAFVFRRRSEATPARPLMP, from the coding sequence ATGGCCGCATCGTCGGATCGGTCCGCGTCGGCGTGGAGTGCGGGCGGCCGCGCGAAGACCGCGGCCAAGCTGATGCTGGGCTGGGTGGCGTTCCTCTGGCTGCTCGAAGTCGTCGACGCCTCGATGGGCCACTCGCTGGACACGTTCGGGATCGAGCCCCGCCGGGCCGGCGAGCTGCTGGACGTGGTGCCCGCGTCCTTCATCCACTTCGGCTTCGGCCATGTCGCCTCCAACAGCGTGCCGCTGCTGGTCTTCGGCTTCCTCGCCGCGCTGAGCGGCGTCCGCAGATTCGCCGCCGTGGCCGCGATGATCATCGTGGTCGACGGGCTCGGCGTCTGGCTGGTCTCACCGAGCGGTTCCAACACGGCGGGCGCGTCCGGCCTGGTCTTCGGCCTCTTCGGCTATCTGCTCGTCCGGGGTTTCGTCGACCGCAGAGTGCTCGACATCGGCGCCGGCCTGGTGATCGGCGCGATATGGGGCTCGTCGATCCTGGTGGGGCTCTCCCCCGCCAACACCTCGGTGAGCTGGCAGGGCCATCTGTTCGGGCTGGCGGCGGGCGTGGCAGCGGCGTTCGTCTTCCGCCGCCGGAGCGAGGCGACGCCCGCCCGACCGCTCATGCCGTAG
- the mqnP gene encoding menaquinone biosynthesis prenyltransferase MqnP, which produces MSAAEAALGSGPVQPNSKVKAFLRLVMIEHSVFALPFAYIAALTAMFQADKSIHWDTLLLVTIAMVGLRTFAMACNRIIDREIDARNPRTASRELVTGAVSVRSAWTGALVAVVLFLGAAALLNPLCLALAPVAVVPMVVYPYGKRFTHFPHAILGLAQAIGPVGAWLAVTGSWSWDAVILGLAVGIWIGGFDLIFGCQDVQADRAHGVLSVPARFGIPAALWGARVCHVVTTGLLVWFGLATEAGLFYWIGMVIVAVAFVYEHRVVRPHDLSRLNRAFFSVNGFIGIALFACALLDLLVRGLTA; this is translated from the coding sequence GTGAGCGCCGCCGAAGCAGCACTGGGCTCAGGGCCCGTACAACCGAACAGCAAGGTCAAGGCGTTCCTGCGGCTCGTGATGATCGAGCACTCGGTCTTCGCGCTGCCCTTCGCGTACATCGCCGCCCTGACCGCGATGTTCCAGGCGGACAAGTCCATCCACTGGGACACCCTGCTGCTCGTCACCATCGCGATGGTGGGGCTGCGGACGTTCGCGATGGCCTGCAACCGGATCATCGACCGGGAGATCGACGCCCGTAACCCGCGCACCGCGAGCCGGGAGCTGGTCACCGGGGCGGTCTCGGTGAGGTCGGCGTGGACGGGGGCGCTCGTCGCCGTCGTCCTCTTCCTCGGCGCGGCCGCGCTGCTGAACCCGCTCTGTCTGGCGCTCGCGCCGGTCGCCGTCGTGCCGATGGTGGTCTATCCGTACGGGAAGCGGTTCACCCACTTCCCGCACGCCATCCTCGGTCTCGCGCAGGCCATAGGGCCGGTCGGTGCCTGGCTGGCGGTGACCGGCAGCTGGTCGTGGGACGCGGTGATCCTCGGTCTCGCGGTCGGGATCTGGATCGGCGGCTTCGACCTGATCTTCGGCTGCCAGGACGTCCAGGCGGACCGGGCGCACGGGGTGCTCTCGGTGCCGGCCCGGTTCGGCATCCCGGCCGCGCTGTGGGGAGCGCGGGTCTGCCATGTGGTGACGACCGGGCTGCTGGTCTGGTTCGGGCTGGCCACGGAGGCCGGGCTGTTCTACTGGATCGGCATGGTGATCGTCGCCGTCGCGTTCGTGTACGAGCACCGGGTGGTGCGGCCGCACGATCTGTCCCGGCTGAACCGGGCGTTCTTCTCGGTCAACGGGTTCATCGGGATCGCGCTCTTCGCGTGCGCGCTGTTGGACCTGCTGGTGCGGGGCCTGACGGCCTGA
- a CDS encoding menaquinone biosynthesis decarboxylase produces the protein MAYDDLRSLLRALEREGELKRIKAEVDPYLEVGEIVDRVNKAGGPALLFENVKGSSMPLAMNVFGTDKRLLKALGLKSYADISDKIGGLLKPELPHGFVGVREAFGKLGSMVHVPPKKVKQESAPVQEVVLTGDDVDLDRLPALFTWPEDGGSFFNLGLTHTKHPETGVRNLGLYRLQRHDRRTIGMHWQIHKDSRNHYQVAAKRGERLPVAIAFGAPPAVTYASTAPLPGDIDEYLFAGFIQGKRIEMVDCKTVPLQVPAQAEVVIEGWLEPGEMLPEGPFGDHTGFYTPQEPFPALTIDCVTMRKRPLLQSIVVGRPPTEDGPLGRATERFFLPLLKIIVPDIVDYHLPEAGGFHNCAIVSIDKKYPKHAQKVMSAIWGAHMMSLTKLIVVVDSDCDVHDLHEVAWRALGNTDYARDLTVAEGPVDHLDHASYQQFWGGKAGIDATKKWPEEGYTRDGGWPDMVESDPETAAKVDRRWKEYGL, from the coding sequence ATGGCTTACGACGATCTTCGTTCCCTCCTCCGGGCCCTGGAGCGCGAGGGCGAGCTCAAGCGCATCAAGGCCGAGGTCGACCCCTACCTGGAGGTCGGCGAGATCGTCGACCGGGTGAACAAGGCGGGCGGCCCCGCGCTGCTCTTCGAGAACGTCAAGGGGTCCTCGATGCCCCTGGCCATGAACGTCTTCGGGACCGACAAGCGGCTGCTCAAGGCGCTCGGACTGAAGTCGTACGCCGACATCAGCGACAAGATCGGCGGGCTCCTCAAGCCGGAGCTGCCGCACGGCTTCGTCGGGGTGCGGGAGGCCTTCGGCAAGCTCGGCTCGATGGTGCACGTGCCGCCGAAGAAGGTGAAGCAGGAGAGCGCCCCGGTGCAGGAGGTCGTCCTCACCGGCGACGACGTGGACCTGGACCGGCTGCCCGCGCTCTTCACCTGGCCCGAGGACGGCGGCTCCTTCTTCAACCTGGGGCTCACCCACACCAAGCACCCGGAGACCGGCGTACGGAACCTGGGGCTGTACCGGCTCCAGCGTCACGACCGCCGCACCATCGGGATGCACTGGCAGATCCACAAGGACAGCCGCAACCACTACCAGGTCGCCGCCAAGCGCGGCGAGCGGCTGCCGGTCGCCATCGCGTTCGGCGCGCCGCCCGCGGTGACGTACGCCTCCACCGCGCCGCTGCCGGGGGACATCGACGAGTACCTCTTCGCCGGGTTCATCCAGGGCAAGCGGATCGAGATGGTCGACTGCAAGACCGTGCCGCTCCAGGTCCCGGCGCAGGCCGAGGTCGTCATCGAGGGGTGGCTGGAGCCCGGGGAGATGCTTCCCGAGGGGCCGTTCGGCGACCACACCGGCTTCTACACGCCGCAGGAACCGTTCCCCGCGCTGACCATCGACTGCGTGACCATGCGCAAGCGTCCGCTGCTGCAGTCGATCGTGGTGGGCCGGCCGCCGACCGAGGACGGGCCGCTGGGGCGGGCCACCGAGCGGTTCTTCCTGCCGCTCCTCAAGATCATCGTGCCGGACATCGTGGACTACCACCTGCCGGAGGCGGGCGGCTTCCACAACTGCGCGATCGTCTCGATCGACAAGAAGTACCCGAAGCACGCCCAGAAGGTGATGAGCGCCATCTGGGGTGCGCACATGATGTCGCTGACCAAGCTGATCGTGGTCGTGGACTCCGACTGCGACGTCCACGATCTGCACGAGGTGGCCTGGCGGGCGCTCGGCAACACGGACTACGCGCGCGACCTGACGGTCGCCGAGGGGCCCGTCGACCATCTCGACCACGCCTCCTACCAGCAGTTCTGGGGCGGCAAGGCGGGCATCGACGCGACGAAGAAGTGGCCCGAGGAGGGTTACACCCGGGACGGGGGCTGGCCGGACATGGTCGAGTCCGACCCGGAGACGGCGGCGAAGGTCGACCGCCGGTGGAAGGAATACGGACTGTGA
- a CDS encoding PLD nuclease N-terminal domain-containing protein, producing MFRALIYLLPLALTIYAFIDCLNTPEDEAKHLPKIAWVFIILLFWIVGPIVWLAAGKMRHAPADGRTPSEWHRKHRSQWVAPDDNPEFLKALKDENKKDESLLKDWEADLRRREEELKRRETGESPSPSGE from the coding sequence ATGTTCCGGGCCCTGATCTATCTCCTGCCTCTGGCGCTGACGATCTACGCGTTCATCGACTGCCTGAACACCCCCGAGGACGAGGCCAAGCACCTGCCGAAGATTGCCTGGGTCTTCATCATCCTGCTGTTCTGGATCGTCGGCCCGATCGTCTGGCTGGCCGCGGGCAAGATGCGCCACGCGCCCGCCGATGGCCGTACGCCGTCCGAATGGCACCGCAAGCACCGCTCGCAGTGGGTGGCGCCGGACGACAATCCGGAGTTCCTGAAGGCGCTGAAGGACGAGAACAAGAAGGACGAGTCGCTCCTCAAGGACTGGGAGGCCGACCTGCGCCGCCGCGAGGAGGAGCTGAAGCGCCGCGAGACCGGGGAGAGCCCGAGCCCCTCGGGCGAGTAG
- a CDS encoding SRPBCC domain-containing protein: MTDAPPVIEPGTSEAHGDLHTLRFTLRLPHPVPRVWAAVASSGGLRGWLAAADPFEPRMGGAITLRWLNTDQEGRATVASGTVTAWDVERVAEYTLEGLRGRIRFHLEPPRGDHVLLRFTNEFRGDDELRLDCLAGWHDHFRYLVDALDGYPADWSKWTPVRWAGLREEYVAADQRSPGSL, translated from the coding sequence ATGACCGATGCGCCCCCCGTCATCGAGCCCGGCACCAGCGAAGCCCACGGTGACCTGCACACCCTGCGGTTCACGCTACGGCTGCCCCACCCCGTTCCGCGGGTGTGGGCAGCCGTTGCCAGTTCCGGGGGGCTGCGCGGGTGGCTCGCCGCCGCCGACCCCTTCGAACCGCGGATGGGCGGAGCGATCACGCTCCGCTGGCTCAACACCGACCAGGAGGGCCGGGCCACGGTCGCCTCCGGCACCGTCACCGCCTGGGACGTCGAGCGGGTCGCCGAATACACCCTCGAAGGGCTCCGCGGCCGCATCCGCTTCCACCTGGAGCCACCGCGCGGCGACCATGTGCTGCTGCGGTTCACCAATGAGTTCCGGGGCGACGACGAGCTGCGCCTCGACTGTCTGGCGGGCTGGCACGACCACTTCCGCTACCTCGTGGACGCGCTCGACGGATACCCCGCCGACTGGTCGAAGTGGACCCCGGTCCGGTGGGCCGGGCTGCGTGAGGAGTACGTGGCGGCCGATCAGAGGTCGCCCGGCAGCCTCTGA